TATTCTCCATCCTTTTCAACAGCCCATCAATCTTTATATCTTCTGGTCCAATTCCATCAAGGGGTGACAGGGCACCCATCATGACATGATAAAGACCCTTATATCCCCCTGTCCTCTCTATAGTATAAAGCGTACTCGGTTCTTTTACAACAAGGATCTTGCTCCTGTCCCTCTTAACATCACGGCATATACTGCACGGGTCATCTTCCGTAATATTGTTGCAAACAGAACAAAACCGGCTTTTATCTTTAATATCAATGATCGCCTGCCCTATGGCCTTTGCCTCAGCGGGCGGCATCTTTAATAGAAAAAAGGCAAATCTTTGCGCAGTCTTCTGGCCTACGCCTGGGAGTTTCTTAAGCTCTTCAAGAAGCCTGTTAAATGAACTGACGCTATTCATATTACATCAGCCCGGGGATATTCATA
This genomic interval from Nitrospirota bacterium contains the following:
- the recR gene encoding recombination protein RecR, with the translated sequence MNSVSSFNRLLEELKKLPGVGQKTAQRFAFFLLKMPPAEAKAIGQAIIDIKDKSRFCSVCNNITEDDPCSICRDVKRDRSKILVVKEPSTLYTIERTGGYKGLYHVMMGALSPLDGIGPEDIKIDGLLKRMENNVVEELILAMDPDMAGEATAMYLTRLIKPMGIHVTRIAYGIPVGSDIEYADELTLVKSLEGRRDI